One genomic segment of Anguilla anguilla isolate fAngAng1 chromosome 2, fAngAng1.pri, whole genome shotgun sequence includes these proteins:
- the LOC118220620 gene encoding periplakin-like has protein sequence MFKKKSSKNSVTITEKKAPVSELTAVVDILQKNADRVEKNIYELEQNLNKDVTKINEGKAPLYQDENNRKIQNSLETLKNLDDDIAEAFRLSHPQAEMIKDDIKQLQQRVMKLCEEYEKIYAVTTRPEGLPTVDWGKIIEEKQENLNNKGFGSDLPTVENQVEEHNIFHCEVEALAPHITDCDEDYASTLQVKYNKLLASSGTRQQNLFSLRDYMMRCTNELYWLDQQAEERINYNWSDTNLDYLSRKRQYENFISKGLEAREASITKLSDDGEKLLAADHPGRNVIEAHMEAVHADWKEYLNLLICEENHLKHMQEYHKYHKDARDTEDMLKKLEAEFSQKYNPEFKDMYQIEGLISGLDDQVRAMGHYDDQVKDLQKRSLQVLPLKFRRETPVEPIPVEALCDFNTIDGQVVRGGTYTLLKNNGIKWDVKDSSGNKLSAPAVCFIIPPTDPEAIAVSETIANKQKAVKKQASSHKDILLTRLEDLKKEIHSGTDELEQQCRQLMAGLEKVTSDLDKQEKAIYTCVRPPLEQMRALQDNADRLQEFKEIKAIVQKIEPEKSSKIQEAQTFLATNPACASAPQLFTKVDEATKKYNKVNLLLACSEDKLVNSNQLETSLRNGKNVLSTFENTLVREEVAPSNLSALEKTQEDLLENGIELKSKKYAVSETEENLKAAKTSCENMANKLQEHCPDIERQEAEVQKLNTRFDNLSRQIDTRAQCLQRAKTGYINYRNDYDDLNTWLSRVPNYEPQETDDVKQVEVKMKNQRNLLSDIARKEVDLINMSKNAQMYQQAIKDYEAETEKFKSILDFEDGLVPQTYKKSRLESPAIKVKDEESAIEAKFTEVNAVNKQRLQSLEYALSLLNQQQEVPIVQQSVESDSSAVPGAEPWRIKKQLEDEIQRREQLEKEIETVQTDIYVLEGQKPEDVILKKEVVKKLPDPELDEDLNKVQQKLSEEQRSTRALENELEALRAKLCVIGKDKEENAQHFIVKEVVRIEKDKDQEEEIRRLKDELEELRRQKTIKENEIVKIRSQVETLGQEKSKDQEVIREEEVIKVQNDPELESEYRTLLESKQKELDSRRLLEDELRFLQEKLRRLEKERSMAEEKILVKEILKVEKDISFQRKVENLRSQLEDEKARHRSSQREKSDLQRKISSLEEEKSKVIIQEKMREIVRPEPKAENEAANLRLDLVEQQRRYRDTELQLKTLQDDLNLLRNKGPQIEVKEVIKEIIKYKTDPETERELEQLRNEIVEKAHQNEKSEMEIRQLKEEIQRWKDTNPQVQVKEVVNEVMQYREDPKTQDEVEILKRKLAEEQKKRLDLEREKSAHEEKIRMRKTDLSQVKEKVIVKEVVKMEEDPLLKSECQAFSENIINEQKQKDNLKDELSKLRRQKADLENQLEELEHERMTRLEAEREILRMRARLNDLEARDKKTMEKVTVQQKVVLQQDPQQEKEHSILRLELQEERHKRMLLEEELNALVQKQANLEKKGVQEKVVYSERVEVERDPETLLEINRLKSSLDDEKNRCNKLNQQLKDLNSRLSNMESSNTKSLQELEQVREDSTTLEKENQRLQNEIRRLKAENRITAKETKHIAESEPFENGNLELRLVSLQKELSDLTSVTKEKEQEIETLKKTLTTKREQRESHLRRSVIIIDPDTGKEMRPEEAYKLGIIDSKLFANLQGQECDWEEISVKGPSGESSVLHDRKSGHKFSIEDALKAGTITQRQLDRYLNKEITIQEFGLMVSGRRK, from the exons ATGTTCAAGAAAAAGAGCTCGAAGAACAGCGTGACTATTACGGAGAAAAA AGCGCCTGTTTCAGAGCTCACAGCTGTGGTAGACATACTCCAGAAGAATGCTgacagagtggaaaaaaacatatacgAACTGGAACAGAATCTGAACAAG GATGTGACTAAGATCAATGAAGGAAAGGCACCCCTATACCAGGATGAGAATAACAGGAAGATCCAGAATTCCTTGGAGACCCTGAAGAACCTAGATGATGACATTGCAGAAGCATTTCGCCTCAGTCACCCACAGGCAGAGATGATCAAGGATGA TATCAAGCAGCTGCAACAACGAGTTATGAAACTTTGTGAGGAGTATGAGAAAATTTATGCGGTTACGACACGTCCAGAAGGACTTCCCACTGTTGACTGGGGAAAGATAATTGAGGAAAAACAG GAGAACCTCAACAACAAGGGATTCGGGAGTGATCTACCTACTGTGGAAAATCAGGTGGAAGAGCACAACATTTTCCACTGTGAAGTGGAAGCCTTGGCCCCTCACATAACTGACTGCGATGAG GACTATGCAAGTACCCTACAGGTGAAATATAACAAACTTCTG GCCAGCTCTGGAACAAGGCAGCAGAACCTGTTCAGTCTAAGGGACTACATGATGCGCTGCACGAATGAGCTCTACTGGTTGGACCAGCAGGCAGAAGAGCGCATCAACTACAACTGGAGTGACACCAACCTGGACTACCTTTCTCGAAAGAGGCAGTATGAG AACTTCATCAGTAAAGGTCTTGAAGCGAGGGAGGCCAGTATCACCAAGCTCAGCGATGATGGGGAGAAACTGTTAGCTGCAGATCACCCTGGGAGGAATGTCATTGAG GCACATATGGAAGCTGTACATGCAGACTGGAAAGAATATCTCAACTTGCTCATTTGTGAGGAAAACCACCTCAAACACATGCAAGAGTACCACAAA TATCATAAAGATGCTCGGGACACTGAGGATATGCTGAAGAAGCTGGAAGCTGAGTTTAGCCAGAAGTACAACCCTGAGTTTAAAGACATGTACCAGATAGAGGGTTTAATTTCTGGCCTGGAC GACCAGGTGAGGGCCATGGGTCATTATGATGACCAAGTGAAAGACCTTCAGAAGCGCAGTCTGCAGGTGCTCCCACTGAAATTCCGCAGGGAGACACCCGTGGAGCCCATCCCTGTGGAAGCCTTGTGTGACTTCAACACCATTGAT GGTCAAGTTGTCCGTGGAGGGACGTACACCCTTCTTAAGAATAATGGCATCAAATGGGATGTTAAAGATTCTTCTGGAAACAAATTATCTGCCCCTGCTGTGTGCTTCATAATCCCCCCAACTGATCCTGAGGCAATCGCTGTTTCTGAAAC cATTGCTAACAAGCAGAAAGCTGTCAAGAAACAGGCTTCCAGTCACAAGGATATACTACTGACACGACTGGAGGATCTCAAGAAAGAAATCCATAGTGGCACTG ATGAGCTAGAGCAACAGTGTCGTCAGCTGATGGCAGGTCTGGAAAAAGTGACCAGTGATCTAGACAAGCAGGAAAAAGCCATTTATACTTGTGTGCGTCCCCCGCTTGAGCAGATGCGAGCTCTGCAAGACAATGCAGATCGACTGCAGGAGTTTAAG GAAATTAAGGCTATTGTTCAAAAAATTGAGCCTGAAAAATCTTCCAAAATACAAGAAGCACAGACATTCCTGGCCACTAACCCTGCATGTGCCAGTGCTCCTCAGCTCTTCACCAAAGTGGATGAAGCCaccaaaaaatacaacaaagtcAACTTGCTACTTGCTTGCTCCGAGGACAA acTTGTGAATTCCAACCAGCTTGAGACTTCCCTGCGAAATGGAAAGAATGTGCTGTCTACCTTTGAGAATACTCTGGTTAGGGAAGAAGTTGCCCCATCTAACCTGAGTGCCCtggaaaaaacacaagaagATCTTTTG GAAAATGGCATTGAGCTGAAATCCAAGAAATATGCCGTCTCCGAGACTGAGGAGAACCTTAAGGCTGCCAAGACCAGTTGTGAGAATATGGCGAATAAGCTGCAGGAGCACTGTCCAGACATTGAGAGGCAGGAGGCTGAGGTCCAAAAGTTAAACACGCGCTTTGACAACCTCAGCAGACAGATCGACACCAG GGCTCAGTGTCTACAAAGAGCCAAGACAGGATATATCAACTATCGCAATGATTATGATGATCTGAATACCTGGCTGTCTCGAGTGCCAAACTATGAACCACAAGAAACTGACGATGTCAAACAAgtggaagtgaaaatgaaaaaccaaagA AATCTGCTGTCAGATATCGCAAGAAAGGAGGTGGACTTGATCAATATGtcaaaaaatgcacagatgtATCAGCAGGCAATTAAG GATTATGAAGCTGAAACAGAGAAATTTAAATCAATACTTGATTTTGAGGATGGCCTTGTTCCACAGACATACAAAAAAAGCAGACTGGAGTCCCCGGCTATAAAAGTAAAAGACGAG GAATCTGCCATTGAGGCAAAATTTACTGAGGTTAATGCTGTAAACAAGCAGAGACTACAGAGCCTTGAGTATGCGCTGAGCCTTCTGAATCAG CAGCAAGAGGTTCCCATTGTACAACAGAGTGTAGAGTCTGACAGTTCAGCAGTCCCAGGAGCAGAGCCTTGGAGGATAAAGAAGCAACTGGAAGATGAGATTCAACGTAGAGAGCAACTTGAGAAAGAAATTGAAACTGTTCAGACTGATATTTATGTGCTGGAGGGCCAGAAACCAGAAGACGTAATTCTCAAAAAAGAGGTGGTTAAAAAGCTCCCTGATCCAGAGTTGGATGAAGATCTCAACAAAGTTCAGCAGAAGCTGTCTGAGGAACAAAGATCAACACGGGCCCTGGAGAATGAACTGGAGGCACTCCGTGCAAAATTATGTGTGATAGGAAAGGACAAGGAGGAGAACGCTCAGCATTTTATTGTTAAAGAAGTGGTGCGTATTGAAAAGGACAAGGACCAAGAGGAGGAAATTAGGAGGTTGAAGGACGAGTTGGAGGAGTTGAGGAGACAGAAGACCATTAAAGAGAATGAAATAGTCAAAATTCGGAGTCAGGTAGAAACGCTGGGGCAGGAGAAGTCAAAGGATCAGGAAGtaatcagagaggaagaggttATTAAGGTGCAAAATGACCCAGAGCTTGAGAGTGAGTACAGAACACTGCTTGAGAGCAAACAAAAAGAGCTTGACAGCAGAAGACTACTTGAAGATGAGCTCAGGTTCCTTCAGGAGAAATTGAGGAGGTTGGAGAAGGAAAGGTCTATGGCTGAAGAAAAGATTTTAGTCAAAGAGATACTCAAAGTTGAAAAAGACATCTCGTTTCAGAGAAAAGTAGAAAACCTCAGAAGTCAGCTTGAAGATGAGAAAGCAAGACATAGGTCTTCACAAAGGGAAAAATCTGATCTTCAAAGGAAGATTTCAAGCTTGGAGGAAGAGAAATCAAAGGTCATTATTCAGGAAAAAATGCGTGAAATTGTTAGGCCTGAACCAAAGGCTGAAAACGAAGCGGCTAATCTCCGTCTTGATCTGGTTGAACAGCAGAGAAGATACAGGGATACAGAACTCCAGCTGAAAACTCTCCAAGATGACCTGAATTTACTAAGAAACAAAGGGCCACAAATAGAGGTCAAAGAAGTCATCAAAGAGATCATCAAGTACAAGACAGACCCAGAGACCGAAAGGGAACTGGAACAACTCAGGAATGAAATCGTTGAAAAAGCCCACCAGAATGAAAAGTCTGAGATGGAAATCCGGCAACTAAAGGAAGAGATTCAAAGATGGAAAGACACAAATCCCCAGGTGCAGGTTAAGGAAGTTGTAAATGAAGTCATGCAGTATCGTGAAGATCCTAAAACCCAGGATGAGGTGGAAATCCTCAAGAGAAAACTGgcagaagaacagaagaagCGTTTGGACCTGGAGAGGGAAAAATCAGCTCATGAGGAAAAAATCAGAATGAGGAAGACTGACCTTTCCCAGGTAAAAGAGAAAGTCATTGTCAAAGAGGTTGTTAAAATGGAGGAAGACCCACTTCTAAAGTCTGAATGTCAAGCCTTCTCTGAGAATATAATTAATGAGCAGAAACAGAAGGATAACCTCAAAGATGAGCTCAGCAAGCTTCGGCGTCAAAAAGCTGATTTGGAAAATCAATTGGAAGAGCTTGAGCATGAACGAATGACCCGGCtagaggctgagagagaaatCTTGAGAATGAGAGCCCGCCTCAATGACCTGGAAGCCAGGGACAAGAAAACCATGGAAAAGGTAACTGTACAGCAAAAGGTGGTCCTTCAGCAAGATCCTCAACAAGAAAAGGAGCATTCCATACTCAGATTGGAACTTCAGGAGGAGAGGCACAAACGAATGTTGCTGGAGGAAGAGCTGAATGCTTTAGTACAAAAACAGGCCAATTTGGAGAAGAAGGGTGTGCAGGAAAAAGTGGTATACTCTGAAAGGGTTGAAGTGGAGAGAGATCCTGAAACACTTTTGGAGATCAACAGGCTCAAGAGTAGCTTGGATGATGAAAAGAATCGTTGCAACAAGTTGAACCAGCAGCTAAAAGATTTAAATTCCAGATTGTCTAATATGGAGTCTTCCAACACAAAGTCCCTACAAGAGCTAGAACAAGTGAGAGAAGACAGTACTACCCTGGAAAAGGAGAATCAACGGCTACAGAATGAAATTAGGAGACTAAAAGCAGAAAACCGTATTACAGCAAAAGAGACGAAGCACATTGCAGAATCTGAACCATTTGAGAATGGAAACCTGGAATTAAGACTGGTCTCCCTTCAGAAGGAGCTGTCAGATCTGACGAGcgtcacaaaagaaaaagaacaagaaattGAGACACTTAAAAAGACTTTAACTACCAAGAGGGAACAGAGGGAGAGTCATCTTCGACGCTCTGTTATCATTATTGACCCAGACACAGGCAAGGAAATGAGACCAGAAGAGGCATACAAACTGGGAATCATTGACAGCAAACTGTTTGCCAACCTCCAAGGCCAGGAGTGTGACTGGGAGGAGATCTCAGTCAAAGGTCCCAGTGGAGAGTCCTCAGTTCTTCATGACAGGAAGTCAGGTCATAAATTCTCCATTGAAGATGCATTGAAGGCTGGCACCATTACACAGCGTCAACTGGATAGGTATCTTAATAAAGAAATAACTATCCAGGAGTTTGGTCTCATGGTGTCTGGCCGAAGAAAATAA